The following proteins come from a genomic window of Chryseobacterium glaciei:
- a CDS encoding thiamine diphosphokinase, with translation MKDKVLLFINGDPPKSFPKIENYGLIACTDGAFHYLKNLNFPLDKLDFISGDFDSHSGSDENVYDEKFIYTPDQDKTDFHKALEIIVEKGFKNVDVLGGSGGEQDHFLGNLTVAFGFKDQLNIKFYDEFSEYYFVPKKSAVKGVKDKMVSLYPFPTVENITTKGLNWPLTNGNLSITSRIGTRNFAVEDEVSVEYEKGDLLIFIGRNYL, from the coding sequence ATGAAAGATAAAGTATTACTTTTCATCAACGGAGATCCTCCAAAATCTTTTCCAAAAATAGAAAATTATGGCTTGATTGCCTGTACAGACGGCGCTTTTCATTATTTAAAAAATCTGAATTTCCCTTTAGATAAACTGGATTTTATTTCCGGCGATTTTGATTCACATTCGGGTTCTGACGAAAATGTGTATGATGAAAAATTCATTTACACTCCAGATCAAGATAAAACGGATTTTCATAAAGCGTTAGAAATTATTGTAGAAAAAGGTTTTAAAAATGTTGATGTTTTAGGTGGAAGTGGAGGTGAACAGGATCATTTTTTAGGAAATCTTACCGTTGCTTTTGGTTTTAAGGATCAGTTAAATATTAAGTTTTATGATGAATTTTCGGAATATTATTTTGTTCCGAAAAAATCTGCTGTGAAAGGTGTGAAAGATAAAATGGTTTCATTATATCCATTTCCAACAGTTGAAAATATTACAACAAAAGGCTTGAATTGGCCTTTAACAAATGGAAATCTAAGCATAACTTCAAGAATAGGAACCCGAAATTTTGCTGTTGAAGACGAAGTTTCTGTTGAATATGAAAAAGGTGATTTGTTGATTTTTATTGGTAGGAATTATTTGTAA
- a CDS encoding tyrosine-protein phosphatase, with product MQKLIKIPLLLISLFCIFSCKVQQFSTPEYGKKETKHPIKIKKVNNFRTVGNIKNSDGKTLKEGKFYRSGDLHKLKSSSFKELEKLGITEIIDLRNSKEISQKPDHLPENMSYKNYSAFEDQGDQLSQAKKLVLKGKVNGSDANKRMLDFYKDYVTENPEIIKKIITEILESDQPILYHCTAGKDRTGITTALILTILKFDKETIYNDYLLSNNFRKKLILKRLNLANNLHFIYPKMDLKVLEKLSWIESNYLNAAFDEIDKKYGSMDFYIQNVLQISEDKRKEYIKKFTY from the coding sequence ATGCAAAAATTAATTAAAATACCACTTCTCCTCATCTCATTATTCTGTATTTTCTCCTGTAAAGTACAGCAATTTTCCACGCCCGAATACGGTAAAAAAGAAACAAAACATCCAATTAAGATTAAAAAAGTAAACAATTTCCGAACTGTAGGAAATATTAAAAATTCTGATGGAAAAACCTTAAAAGAAGGAAAATTTTATCGAAGTGGAGATCTTCATAAGTTAAAAAGCAGTTCATTTAAGGAATTGGAAAAATTAGGAATAACGGAAATTATTGACCTTAGAAATTCAAAGGAGATTTCTCAAAAACCGGATCATCTTCCTGAAAATATGAGTTATAAAAATTATTCTGCTTTTGAAGATCAGGGAGATCAGTTGTCACAAGCTAAAAAATTAGTTTTAAAAGGAAAAGTAAACGGCTCTGACGCCAACAAAAGAATGTTGGATTTTTACAAAGATTATGTAACAGAAAATCCAGAAATAATAAAGAAAATTATTACAGAAATCCTAGAATCTGACCAGCCAATTCTCTATCATTGCACTGCTGGGAAAGACCGAACAGGAATTACAACAGCATTAATTCTCACCATTTTAAAGTTTGATAAAGAAACCATTTACAACGATTATCTTTTATCGAATAATTTCAGGAAAAAATTAATTTTAAAAAGACTGAATTTAGCAAATAATTTACATTTCATCTATCCCAAAATGGATTTAAAAGTCTTAGAAAAACTAAGTTGGATTGAAAGTAATTATCTTAATGCCGCTTTTGATGAAATTGATAAGAAATATGGCTCAATGGATTTTTATATTCAAAATGTATTGCAGATTTCTGAAGATAAAAGAAAAGAATATATCAAGAAGTTTACATATTAA
- a CDS encoding helix-turn-helix transcriptional regulator: MNDHYLKKLDRVTAILTQLQSKPIVRAQDLASKFDVSVRTIYRDVKTLENAGIPIIGEAGSGYSLMDGYKLPPVMFTKEEVLSFITAEKLMQKFLHQSLGNHYQTAMEKVRSVLKYSDRNLIQNIEKQIDVYNYHPKTVDNIQNIIPIILESIAEKKQITLEYATVDSKVSMRTIEVVGVFFEFNYWYIMAFCTLRNDFRQFRVDRILQIIKTQNPFLQEYGQINDYRQNPNGNKTKVRLLVDKKIIGHLSNSKKYYGLIDEVERENGVELIFETDWIKDGFPRWLITFADYAEVLEPESLKVSLKELVIKISKKV; the protein is encoded by the coding sequence ATGAACGACCACTATCTCAAAAAACTCGACAGAGTAACAGCGATTCTCACTCAACTTCAATCAAAACCGATTGTAAGAGCTCAAGATTTGGCTTCAAAATTTGATGTCAGCGTCAGAACGATTTACCGTGATGTAAAAACGCTCGAAAATGCCGGAATTCCGATTATTGGTGAAGCGGGAAGTGGTTATTCTTTGATGGACGGCTACAAACTTCCGCCTGTAATGTTCACAAAAGAAGAGGTTTTGAGTTTTATTACGGCTGAAAAACTGATGCAGAAATTTTTACATCAAAGTTTAGGAAATCATTATCAAACGGCCATGGAAAAGGTGCGTTCTGTATTAAAATATTCGGATAGAAATTTAATTCAGAATATTGAAAAACAGATTGATGTTTATAATTATCATCCAAAAACAGTAGATAATATTCAAAATATCATCCCAATTATTTTGGAAAGTATCGCAGAAAAGAAACAGATAACGTTAGAATATGCAACTGTAGATTCCAAAGTTTCAATGCGAACCATTGAAGTTGTGGGTGTCTTTTTTGAGTTCAATTATTGGTATATCATGGCTTTTTGTACGTTGCGAAATGATTTCAGACAATTTAGAGTTGACCGAATTTTACAGATCATTAAAACTCAAAATCCTTTTCTGCAGGAATACGGTCAGATTAACGATTACAGACAAAATCCGAACGGAAATAAAACCAAAGTCAGACTTTTGGTTGATAAAAAAATTATCGGACATCTCAGTAATTCAAAAAAATATTATGGATTAATTGATGAGGTTGAAAGAGAAAATGGAGTAGAACTAATCTTCGAAACCGACTGGATCAAAGATGGATTTCCGCGTTGGTTGATTACCTTTGCAGATTATGCAGAAGTTCTGGAGCCTGAATCTTTAAAAGTAAGTCTGAAAGAATTGGTTATTAAAATTTCAAAAAAAGTATAA
- a CDS encoding arginine decarboxylase, with the protein MKIKYSELIDQTLYFPTEEFNVSENNLLFHDIPLMEVVEKFGTPLKVSYLPKISQNIQKAKSWFKEAFEKTEYKKNYRYCYCTKSSHFKFVIEEALKNDISIETSSAYDMDIVKSLYKEGKVTKDIEVICNGFKTDDYLAKISDMINNGFENITPILDNYRELDKLTESIDTTFDIGIRIASEEEPKFEFYTSRLGIGYKDIIPYYSQKIAEHPNARLKMLHFFINTGIKDTAYYWNELYKCLRVYARLKKIAPEVNSLNIGGGFPIKTSLQFDYDYQYMVEEIVSQIKKFCEEEGVEEPNIYTEFGSFTVGESGANIYKIISQKRQNDREKWNMIDSSFMTTLPDTWAISRHFIMLPLNRWDDTYERVFLGGLTCDSDDYYNSEQHTNAIYLPVFSDTKPLYIGFFHTGAYQETIGGYGGVHHCLMPQPRHILIQKDENGEFQYEIFREKQEPEDILKLLGY; encoded by the coding sequence ATGAAAATAAAATACTCGGAACTTATTGATCAGACATTGTATTTTCCTACGGAAGAATTTAATGTTTCTGAGAACAATTTGTTGTTTCACGATATTCCTTTGATGGAAGTTGTTGAAAAGTTTGGAACGCCTTTAAAGGTAAGTTACCTCCCGAAGATTTCTCAAAATATTCAGAAAGCGAAAAGCTGGTTCAAGGAGGCCTTTGAGAAAACCGAATATAAGAAAAACTACAGATATTGTTACTGTACAAAATCCAGCCATTTTAAGTTTGTTATTGAAGAAGCACTAAAGAATGATATTTCTATAGAAACTTCTTCTGCATACGACATGGATATCGTAAAATCACTTTACAAGGAAGGAAAAGTAACAAAAGATATCGAAGTAATTTGTAATGGTTTCAAAACGGATGATTATCTGGCGAAAATTTCAGATATGATCAATAACGGTTTTGAAAATATCACGCCAATCTTGGATAATTACCGTGAGTTGGATAAACTTACAGAAAGTATAGACACAACTTTCGATATTGGAATCAGAATCGCTTCTGAGGAAGAACCTAAGTTCGAATTTTATACTTCACGATTAGGAATTGGATATAAAGATATTATTCCTTATTACAGTCAAAAAATTGCTGAACACCCGAATGCAAGATTGAAAATGCTTCACTTCTTCATTAATACGGGGATCAAAGACACAGCATATTATTGGAACGAATTATATAAATGTCTTCGTGTATACGCACGTTTGAAGAAAATTGCTCCGGAAGTAAATTCATTGAATATTGGAGGAGGTTTCCCTATCAAAACTTCGTTGCAGTTTGATTACGATTATCAATATATGGTTGAAGAAATCGTTTCTCAGATTAAAAAATTCTGTGAAGAGGAAGGAGTAGAAGAGCCAAATATCTATACTGAATTCGGAAGTTTTACCGTTGGAGAAAGTGGAGCGAATATTTATAAAATTATTTCTCAAAAACGTCAGAACGACAGAGAGAAATGGAATATGATCGATTCTTCTTTCATGACAACGCTTCCTGATACTTGGGCGATTTCAAGACACTTTATCATGCTTCCGTTGAACCGTTGGGATGATACATATGAAAGAGTTTTCTTAGGTGGATTGACCTGTGATTCAGATGATTATTATAATTCTGAACAGCATACCAATGCGATTTACCTACCCGTTTTCAGTGATACGAAGCCTTTATACATTGGTTTCTTCCATACTGGAGCATATCAGGAAACGATTGGTGGTTATGGTGGTGTTCACCACTGTTTGATGCCTCAACCAAGACATATTTTGATTCAAAAAGATGAAAATGGTGAGTTTCAATATGAAATTTTCCGTGAAAAACAGGAACCGGAAGATATTTTGAAATTATTAGGATACTAA
- a CDS encoding DinB family protein, translating into MTTTATITKQFISSEQLLEHWQGHRNLTRRVIEMFPEKELFEFSIGGMRPFAKLAVELISIGGPALKGIVNKHEEAFNEEAFNPKTKEEILKKWDEETQAINQYFNEISEERFQETFNLFGQYEFPVYQNILYFVDNEVHHRGQGYTYLRALGIEPPFFWERF; encoded by the coding sequence ATGACTACTACAGCAACAATCACAAAACAATTTATCTCATCAGAGCAATTATTAGAGCACTGGCAAGGCCACAGAAACCTAACAAGAAGAGTCATTGAAATGTTCCCTGAAAAAGAATTATTCGAGTTCTCTATTGGCGGAATGAGACCGTTTGCAAAATTGGCCGTTGAGCTGATCAGCATCGGAGGACCTGCTTTAAAAGGAATCGTTAATAAACATGAAGAAGCTTTTAATGAAGAAGCATTCAACCCAAAAACAAAAGAAGAAATCCTGAAAAAATGGGACGAAGAAACTCAAGCGATCAACCAATATTTTAATGAAATTTCGGAAGAACGTTTCCAGGAAACTTTTAATTTATTCGGACAATATGAATTTCCCGTTTATCAGAATATTTTATATTTCGTTGATAATGAAGTTCATCACAGAGGTCAGGGATATACTTATTTAAGAGCCTTAGGAATTGAGCCCCCTTTTTTTTGGGAGAGATTTTAG
- a CDS encoding cob(I)yrinic acid a,c-diamide adenosyltransferase, giving the protein MKIYTKTGDKGQTALYGGTRVSKASARVDSYGNIDELNSFIGISKSHIEDEEVLKQLKKIQFDLFTVGSEAATPVDKLMLANGKSRLPLIISETEVEELENWMDAFEGKLEPLQYFILPGGGKSATFLHAARTICRRAERSLVFLNESEEVRPELIKYLNRLSDYLFVLARYISKINNETEEYWNPNER; this is encoded by the coding sequence ATGAAAATTTACACGAAAACAGGAGATAAAGGACAGACGGCTCTGTATGGCGGGACGAGAGTTTCCAAGGCCAGCGCAAGAGTCGACAGTTACGGAAATATAGACGAACTCAACTCATTTATAGGGATTTCTAAAAGTCATATCGAGGATGAAGAAGTGCTGAAACAATTGAAAAAAATTCAGTTTGATTTGTTTACGGTAGGTTCAGAAGCTGCCACTCCGGTTGATAAATTGATGTTGGCGAACGGGAAATCGCGTCTTCCATTAATTATTTCTGAAACTGAAGTTGAAGAATTGGAAAATTGGATGGATGCTTTTGAAGGAAAATTAGAACCTCTTCAATATTTTATTCTTCCTGGAGGAGGAAAATCTGCTACATTTTTACATGCAGCAAGAACAATTTGCAGAAGAGCAGAACGTTCTTTGGTTTTTTTAAATGAATCTGAAGAAGTGCGTCCAGAATTGATTAAATATCTAAACAGACTGTCGGATTATCTTTTTGTTTTGGCAAGATATATCTCTAAAATCAACAACGAAACGGAAGAATACTGGAACCCGAATGAAAGATAA